The proteins below are encoded in one region of Candidatus Goldiibacteriota bacterium:
- a CDS encoding phosphotransferase has translation MRTVKKAHEDLKGFEETLQFLSIEVVKQLQDACRVLDSPEECLKLSERIQAKDDCIDNMKNAIESKSGTYLEENKEISRNEIDYVRAAVVISANLEHIADHAVNISRQVKYLIDKQFMKNFNHSDYFEVIIPAINLIVKALKKKDVNLAMKICKAESEIDVLYASTLNDIITGLKSGGSAENSITALFIFQHLERVGDCILNIGEAVISVVFGERIKIHQFEALRHNSEDENMMMESVGETKSGNTIRKVFEKNGGNTKGVIFKEGIALKIEKEKESIEKWQKIMPGIAPAVLNFNKNGRNASIVLEYIKGSTIKDIIINGQMPAVKESLNAMTEKMGGIWQSTKETRPVKGCFIKQLMDRLEDVYAVHPEFKKGKSVIGRMETMSHEEVLKKAMEAENVLFAPFCVMLHGDCNADNIIYDTDRKKISYIDLHRSGAGDYVQDASVFIVSNYRMPFFDRDIRMKIDFVINEFFMFVSDFASKNQDKTFELRMAMALARSFMTSTRFQLDKDFSKAMYMKAFYLLKKAAEYSQKPESFRLPSGILEYWGN, from the coding sequence ATGAGAACCGTGAAAAAAGCGCATGAAGATTTAAAAGGGTTTGAAGAAACACTTCAGTTTTTGTCAATTGAAGTGGTAAAACAGCTGCAGGACGCGTGCCGTGTCCTTGATTCGCCGGAAGAATGCCTTAAATTATCGGAACGTATCCAGGCTAAAGATGACTGTATTGATAATATGAAGAACGCGATTGAAAGCAAAAGCGGCACGTATCTTGAAGAAAATAAGGAGATTTCCAGAAACGAGATAGATTATGTAAGGGCTGCCGTTGTCATAAGTGCTAACCTTGAACATATTGCTGACCACGCCGTAAACATTTCCAGGCAGGTAAAATACCTTATAGACAAGCAGTTCATGAAGAACTTTAATCATAGTGATTATTTTGAAGTGATTATACCGGCAATCAATTTAATAGTGAAGGCTCTGAAAAAAAAAGATGTTAATCTTGCGATGAAAATATGTAAAGCGGAGTCTGAAATTGACGTGCTTTATGCCAGCACGCTAAACGATATTATTACCGGATTAAAATCAGGCGGGTCCGCGGAAAACAGCATAACCGCGCTTTTTATTTTTCAGCATCTGGAACGTGTCGGGGATTGTATTTTAAATATAGGAGAGGCTGTTATTTCCGTTGTATTCGGGGAACGGATAAAAATTCATCAGTTTGAAGCGCTTCGGCACAATAGTGAAGATGAAAATATGATGATGGAATCTGTAGGCGAAACAAAATCCGGCAATACCATAAGAAAAGTATTTGAAAAAAACGGCGGAAACACCAAAGGGGTTATTTTTAAAGAAGGTATTGCTTTGAAAATAGAGAAAGAAAAAGAGAGTATTGAAAAGTGGCAGAAAATAATGCCGGGAATTGCGCCTGCGGTGCTTAATTTTAATAAGAATGGCAGGAATGCGTCCATTGTTCTGGAATATATCAAAGGTTCCACGATTAAAGACATAATAATAAACGGGCAGATGCCTGCTGTTAAAGAGTCTTTAAATGCGATGACAGAAAAAATGGGCGGTATATGGCAGTCCACAAAAGAAACCCGGCCCGTAAAAGGATGTTTTATTAAACAGCTGATGGACAGGCTGGAAGATGTTTATGCTGTTCATCCGGAATTTAAAAAAGGAAAAAGCGTAATAGGCAGGATGGAAACAATGTCACATGAAGAAGTTCTAAAAAAAGCCATGGAAGCGGAAAATGTACTGTTTGCGCCTTTTTGCGTTATGCTGCACGGGGACTGCAACGCTGATAACATAATTTATGACACAGACAGAAAAAAAATAAGCTACATAGACCTTCACCGTTCAGGCGCCGGAGATTACGTTCAGGATGCTTCTGTTTTTATCGTCTCAAATTACAGGATGCCGTTTTTTGACCGCGACATACGGATGAAGATTGATTTTGTAATAAATGAATTTTTTATGTTCGTGTCTGATTTTGCTTCAAAAAATCAGGATAAGACTTTTGAATTAAGAATGGCGATGGCGCTTGCAAGGTCGTTTATGACTTCAACACGGTTTCAGCTTGACAAAGATTTTTCAAAGGCAATGTATATGAAAGCGTTTTATCTTCTTAAAAAAGCGGCTGAATATTCGCAAAAACCGGAAAGTTTCAGGCTGCCTTCCGGAATTCTTGAATACTGGGGTAATTAA
- a CDS encoding amphi-Trp domain-containing protein, with amino-acid sequence MSTVKDEFEYESLQDKESLIKYLDALKDGFMQGKIILGSGDKKIILEPAELLNLEVRARRKGRSIKLSLKCWWKNGENPGNFKTDTLVIESREEARK; translated from the coding sequence ATGAGCACGGTGAAAGACGAGTTTGAATATGAATCGCTTCAGGATAAAGAATCGCTGATTAAATACCTTGACGCGTTAAAAGATGGTTTTATGCAGGGCAAAATTATACTGGGCAGCGGCGATAAAAAAATAATACTGGAACCGGCAGAGCTGTTAAATTTAGAGGTACGGGCCAGAAGAAAAGGCAGAAGTATAAAACTGTCGTTAAAGTGCTGGTGGAAAAACGGCGAAAATCCCGGGAATTTTAAAACAGATACGCTTGTCATTGAAAGCAGAGAAGAAGCAAGAAAATGA